From the Asterias amurensis chromosome 1, ASM3211899v1 genome, the window TCTACGCAACCTTTCTCGGATAAGAATGTACATTGATAAGCCCACATGCCATGCTGCTGTTAGAGCCCTTGTAACGTCTCGTCTCGATTATGCTAACTCTCTTCTCTATGGAATATCATCTGTTGACTGTCAACgccttcaacggctccaaaatcgTGCAGCTAAACTGATCTACCAGGCCAAGAAATATGACAGAGTCACTCCCATTCTTCACGATCTTCACTGGCTGACAGTCTCCAACCGTATCAACTTTAAAATACTTACCCTGGTCTTCAAATGTCTCAATACCGCCTCTGCGCCTTCATACCTAACGGATCTCATTCAGTTGTACAAACCTAACAGATACCTCCGGTCATCTACTGACACCAGACTACTTGCCATCCCCAAAACACGCACCACTACTGGTGAAAAAAGCTTCTACGCTGCTgcccccaaactctggaatgatTTACCTCACAACATCCGCCACTCTAGCTCACTAGCAGCCTTcaagaaatctctcaaaacccacctgttCACCTGATTTGCTagcttttatttattctttgctctttgtttattttgtgtgtacagcgctgtggtactttcccctgttagttagagcgctttataaataccttgtattattattattattattataacaagtccatcaagcctgacaccactctcgagggattgcgacgcatcctgatcaggaaatggcaggggattgaccagggacagatcagatgtctcgtttggagtatgagaagacgactccttgccgttaacagtgatggaggacacaccaagtattgaggacaggatatcagcagttttagagttaaagatacggccataaatttcatggtcaagtaaacgaaacgagtttgtgtcttttgtcttgattttgtctgtgtgtgaggcttgtgtgagttcccttctggaattggggtgaataggggcttttgcaacttttgaaattcgaccttaagccactcaagtgcccataaatccacccaacaacatcgtagcgcaacataagatgtgtcaaaatgtgcagaaattaacggtgaatagaaatgaataattattctttggcatactaattcaggttccgataaatctgactatttgtaagtgtttagatactttattggcgcagtttattatagtcctatatagggctacgtATCCACCATGCATGAACTGTATACATACtaccacacacgtggacacacaCGTGCGGACGACCG encodes:
- the LOC139941191 gene encoding uncharacterized protein, with the protein product MYIDKPTCHAAVRALVTSRLDYANSLLYGISSVDCQRLQRLQNRAAKLIYQAKKYDRVTPILHDLHWLTVSNRINFKILTLVFKCLNTASAPSYLTDLIQLYKPNRYLRSSTDTRLLAIPKTRTTTGEKSFYAAAPKLWNDLPHNIRHSSSLAAFKKSLKTHLFT